A section of the Saccharopolyspora gregorii genome encodes:
- the rfbB gene encoding dTDP-glucose 4,6-dehydratase: MRVLITGGAGFIGSHYVRRSLGGDHPEFADAEVVVLDKLTYAGNRENLRPVADDPRLRFVQGDICDAELVGELMRGVDLVVHFAAESHVDRSILGASDFVRTNVLGTDVLLQAALAAEVGKFVHVSTDEVYGSIDEGSWPEGDPLEPNSPYSAAKAGSDLLARAYFRTHGLPVCVTRCSNNYGPYQFPEKMLPLFITNLLDGRQVPLYGDGGNVRDWLHVTDHCRGIELVAGAGRPGEVYNIGGGTELTNRQLTDRLLAELGADESAVRHVEDRKGHDRRYSVDHAKISTELGYRPVVDFGEGLADTIRWYRENRAWWEPLKQATTISR; this comes from the coding sequence ATGCGAGTTCTGATCACCGGCGGTGCCGGTTTCATCGGGTCGCACTACGTGCGGCGATCGCTCGGCGGTGACCACCCGGAGTTCGCCGACGCCGAAGTGGTGGTGCTGGACAAGCTCACCTACGCGGGAAACCGGGAGAACCTGCGCCCCGTCGCGGACGACCCGCGGCTGCGCTTCGTGCAGGGCGACATCTGCGACGCCGAGCTGGTCGGCGAGCTGATGCGCGGGGTGGACCTGGTGGTGCACTTCGCCGCCGAGTCCCACGTGGACAGGTCGATCCTCGGCGCCTCCGACTTCGTGCGCACCAACGTCCTCGGCACCGACGTGCTGCTGCAGGCCGCGCTCGCCGCCGAGGTCGGCAAGTTCGTGCACGTCTCCACCGACGAGGTGTACGGCTCCATCGACGAGGGTTCCTGGCCCGAAGGGGATCCGCTGGAGCCGAACTCGCCGTACTCCGCGGCGAAGGCCGGTTCCGACCTGCTGGCCCGCGCCTACTTCCGCACGCACGGCCTGCCGGTCTGCGTGACCCGCTGCTCCAACAACTACGGGCCGTACCAGTTCCCGGAGAAGATGCTGCCGCTGTTCATCACGAACCTGCTGGACGGTCGGCAGGTGCCGCTCTACGGCGACGGCGGCAACGTGCGGGACTGGCTGCACGTGACCGACCACTGCCGCGGGATCGAGCTCGTCGCCGGGGCCGGGCGGCCGGGTGAGGTGTACAACATCGGCGGCGGCACCGAGCTGACCAACCGGCAGCTCACCGACCGGCTGCTCGCCGAACTCGGCGCCGACGAGTCGGCGGTGCGCCACGTCGAGGACCGCAAGGGCCACGACCGCCGCTACTCGGTGGACCACGCGAAGATCAGCACCGAGCTGGGCTACCGGCCGGTCGTCGACTTCGGCGAGGGCCTCGCGGACACCATCCGCTGGTACCGGGAGAACCGCGCCTGGTGGGAGCCGCTGAAGCAGGCGACGACGATCAGCCGATGA
- a CDS encoding LCP family protein → MAALLSVLVLGTTGYAWGTLRNLNNGLSGSDVIGSGLNSPDGATDVLLVGNDSRTDADGNPLPEEVLKELRTTDDEGGDLTDTMILVRIPNGGQRASAVSFPRDTMVQLGNGYGEQKLNSALGRAKSEARHRLEQDGVTDPKQLELQSKAEGQKFLIKTIEELSGASIDHYAEVNLLGFHDITTAVGGVDVCLLDDVDDSSYSGAVFKAGPQTISGADALAFVRQRHGLPRGDLDRVVRQQVFMSGLAGKMLSTGTLSNPSKLGDLMQALEKSVVLDQGWDVVDFAQQMSGIAGGDIDFQTIPIELVGESGAEDVEANPREVKQFVDNLLLPPAERAAKEQEAKAAEEQRSGTTVSVFNASGKTGLAADVLSSLSQEGFSQGGSSNADSMPTSLVYHAPGDEAAAQQVAESLGGLPLKESSNLGAGAVEVYLGADYAGPGTQNFAGRKQIRLDGGRQARPLPAQQNPNGPDGPINAGGVPCVN, encoded by the coding sequence GTGGCGGCCCTGCTGTCGGTGCTGGTGCTCGGGACCACCGGCTACGCGTGGGGAACGCTGCGCAACCTGAACAACGGGCTCTCCGGCAGCGATGTCATCGGCAGCGGCCTGAACTCGCCGGACGGCGCCACCGACGTGCTGCTGGTCGGCAACGACAGCCGCACCGACGCCGACGGGAACCCGCTGCCCGAAGAGGTCCTCAAGGAACTGCGCACCACCGACGACGAGGGCGGCGACCTCACCGACACGATGATCCTGGTGCGCATCCCCAACGGCGGGCAACGCGCCAGCGCCGTGTCCTTCCCCCGCGACACCATGGTCCAGCTCGGCAACGGCTACGGCGAGCAGAAGCTCAACTCCGCCCTCGGCCGCGCCAAGAGCGAAGCCCGCCACCGCCTCGAACAGGACGGCGTCACCGACCCCAAGCAGCTGGAACTGCAATCCAAGGCCGAAGGCCAGAAGTTCCTGATCAAAACGATCGAAGAGCTCTCCGGCGCCAGCATCGACCACTACGCCGAGGTCAACCTGCTGGGGTTCCACGACATCACCACCGCCGTCGGCGGCGTGGACGTGTGCCTGCTCGACGACGTCGACGACAGCTCCTACTCCGGCGCGGTGTTCAAGGCGGGCCCGCAGACCATCTCCGGCGCGGACGCGCTGGCGTTCGTGCGCCAGCGGCACGGGCTGCCGCGCGGCGACTTGGACCGGGTGGTGCGCCAGCAGGTGTTCATGTCCGGACTGGCGGGCAAGATGCTCTCCACCGGCACCCTGAGCAACCCGAGCAAGCTCGGCGATCTGATGCAGGCGCTGGAGAAGTCCGTGGTGCTGGACCAGGGCTGGGACGTGGTCGACTTCGCCCAGCAGATGTCCGGCATCGCCGGTGGCGACATCGACTTCCAGACCATCCCGATCGAGCTGGTCGGCGAATCCGGTGCCGAGGACGTCGAGGCGAACCCGCGCGAGGTCAAGCAGTTCGTGGACAACCTGCTGCTGCCGCCCGCGGAACGCGCGGCCAAGGAGCAGGAGGCGAAGGCCGCCGAGGAGCAGCGCAGCGGCACCACGGTCAGCGTCTTCAACGCCTCCGGCAAGACCGGCCTGGCCGCCGACGTGCTCAGCAGCCTCAGCCAGGAGGGCTTCAGCCAGGGCGGCAGTTCCAACGCGGACTCGATGCCGACCTCGCTGGTCTACCACGCGCCCGGGGACGAGGCCGCCGCGCAGCAGGTCGCCGAGAGCCTCGGCGGGCTGCCGCTGAAGGAGAGCAGCAACCTCGGCGCGGGCGCGGTGGAGGTGTACCTGGGCGCGGACTACGCGGGCCCCGGCACGCAGAACTTCGCCGGTCGCAAGCAGATCCGGCTCGACGGCGGCAGGCAGGCCAGGCCGCTGCCCGCGCAGCAGAACCCGAACGGGCCGGACGGCCCGATCAACGCGGGCGGGGTCCCCTGCGTGAACTGA